Proteins from one Oscillatoria nigro-viridis PCC 7112 genomic window:
- a CDS encoding Sll0314/Alr1548 family TPR repeat-containing protein, whose translation MTKTPLASLGKQMLSSKQRVRAIAAALAIALSICINSAVAGDPFRSSNPQAIGPNTETAFKTMFQQGNYKQAKTQIQQAVSAEPNEPLAYAMAASLSYIEQDLNSMNSYAQKTREVGEKLAKTNPLRGNIYTAAGHFLEGANIIAKEGTAKGAPQALNKLRVVFQYLDAADKIAPNDPELNLLKGYMDLMLATNLPFSNPSEAIQRLEQKASPRYLAYRGMAVGYRDLKKYDRALEFANKSLAETPNNPEVLYLKAQILFSQSQGKDGNKTLLEEARKNFDAALAKPDQLPRSLVAEIFFEQCRTRNRLDSKSRDCDPMRDKIRDADGVWGPAALPPL comes from the coding sequence ATGACGAAAACCCCTTTAGCATCGCTGGGCAAGCAAATGTTAAGTTCTAAACAGAGAGTGCGGGCGATCGCTGCTGCACTGGCGATCGCCCTCAGCATCTGCATTAACTCGGCAGTAGCGGGCGATCCGTTTCGCAGCAGCAACCCGCAGGCGATCGGGCCCAACACCGAAACCGCTTTCAAAACAATGTTTCAGCAAGGAAACTACAAACAAGCAAAAACTCAAATTCAACAAGCAGTATCAGCCGAACCAAACGAGCCGCTAGCCTATGCAATGGCAGCCTCCCTCTCATACATCGAGCAGGACTTAAACTCGATGAATTCCTACGCGCAAAAAACCCGCGAAGTCGGCGAAAAATTGGCGAAAACTAATCCATTGCGCGGCAACATCTACACAGCAGCAGGTCACTTTTTAGAAGGGGCGAACATTATAGCCAAAGAAGGAACAGCCAAAGGCGCGCCCCAAGCACTCAACAAACTGCGAGTAGTATTTCAATACCTAGATGCCGCCGATAAAATAGCGCCCAACGACCCCGAACTCAACCTGCTAAAAGGCTACATGGACTTAATGCTAGCCACAAACCTGCCCTTTTCCAACCCCAGCGAAGCAATTCAAAGACTCGAACAAAAAGCCTCTCCTCGCTACTTAGCTTATCGCGGCATGGCAGTAGGCTATCGAGACTTGAAAAAGTACGATCGCGCTTTAGAGTTTGCCAACAAATCCCTAGCAGAAACGCCAAATAATCCCGAAGTTCTCTATCTAAAAGCACAAATTTTGTTCTCTCAATCCCAGGGGAAAGACGGCAACAAAACCTTACTTGAGGAAGCCCGAAAAAACTTCGACGCAGCCTTAGCAAAACCCGACCAACTGCCGCGCAGTTTAGTAGCCGAAATCTTCTTTGAGCAGTGCAGAACCCGGAACCGTCTCGACAGCAAATCTCGCGACTGCGACCCGATGCGCGATAAAATCAGAGATGCAGATGGAGTCTGGGGGCCGGCGGCCTTACCACCACTATAA
- the rsmG gene encoding 16S rRNA (guanine(527)-N(7))-methyltransferase RsmG, with protein MNQMTMPVLPQMNELWQKTLNWQPDESQQQQFQRLYELVVEGNRSLNLTRITEPMEFWEKHLWDSLRGIARLLPANHNSAENPELSAESVLKAIDIGTGGGFPGLPIAIALPHLSVTLLDSTRKKITFLETVVPSLGIENAATLLGRADEIARVPQHKQAYDLAVLRAVGAAPLCAKCALPLLKNGGLAVLYRGNWTAEEETELQRAIEHLGGKVESVEAFTTPTSQGARHCVYLRKVARQFDRPVR; from the coding sequence ATGAATCAGATGACAATGCCTGTGTTGCCCCAGATGAACGAGTTGTGGCAAAAAACGCTGAATTGGCAGCCGGATGAGTCGCAGCAACAACAATTTCAGCGACTTTATGAGTTAGTTGTCGAGGGAAATCGCTCCTTGAATTTAACTCGAATTACTGAGCCGATGGAGTTTTGGGAAAAACATTTGTGGGATTCTCTGCGGGGAATTGCCAGACTGCTGCCAGCTAATCACAATTCGGCGGAAAATCCCGAATTGTCCGCCGAGTCGGTGCTCAAAGCGATCGACATTGGGACGGGTGGGGGTTTTCCGGGTCTGCCGATCGCGATCGCCCTGCCGCATTTATCAGTTACGTTGCTCGATTCTACGCGCAAAAAAATTACTTTTTTGGAAACAGTTGTGCCGTCTTTAGGAATAGAAAATGCGGCGACTTTGTTGGGCAGAGCCGATGAAATTGCCAGAGTGCCGCAGCACAAACAAGCTTACGATTTAGCAGTTCTCCGAGCAGTGGGAGCCGCTCCTCTGTGCGCTAAATGCGCGCTGCCCCTGCTAAAAAATGGCGGTTTGGCGGTACTTTACCGTGGGAATTGGACGGCGGAGGAAGAGACCGAGTTGCAAAGGGCGATCGAGCATTTGGGCGGTAAAGTTGAGTCAGTCGAAGCATTCACAACGCCCACGAGTCAGGGGGCGCGGCACTGCGTTTACTTGCGGAAAGTTGCACGGCAGTTCGATCGTCCCGTCCGCTAG
- a CDS encoding ABC transporter ATP-binding protein, translating into MLYLKNLVYHPTACPNAILKNINLELPSQQMGLIVGRSGSGKSTLLEILAGLAEKTSGDIRWREQELTPEHLQQLGGLVFQFPERHFCGGTILEELRLGHPELGQEQINSAMAEVGLGHLPLRASPHALSGGQQRRVALAVQLIRQPHLLLLDEPTAGLDWSMRRQLVSLLSKLKSHWTLLIVTHDASDLLSVADRFWTLDRGDLQEVDRAKLEAKETSFVSH; encoded by the coding sequence ATGCTTTATCTAAAAAACTTAGTATATCATCCTACAGCCTGTCCGAATGCTATTCTGAAAAATATTAACTTAGAACTTCCCTCGCAGCAAATGGGGCTGATTGTGGGTCGCAGCGGTTCTGGCAAAAGTACGCTATTAGAAATATTAGCAGGTTTAGCGGAAAAAACTAGCGGCGACATCCGTTGGCGGGAACAAGAATTAACACCCGAACACTTGCAACAGTTAGGAGGTTTAGTGTTCCAGTTTCCAGAAAGGCATTTTTGCGGAGGCACAATTTTAGAAGAATTGCGACTGGGACATCCTGAATTGGGACAAGAACAAATTAACTCAGCAATGGCAGAAGTGGGGCTCGGACATTTGCCGCTGCGGGCTTCCCCCCACGCTTTGAGCGGCGGACAACAGCGCAGGGTTGCCCTGGCGGTGCAGCTAATTCGGCAGCCGCATTTGCTACTTTTGGACGAACCGACGGCGGGTTTGGATTGGTCGATGCGGCGGCAGTTGGTAAGCTTGTTGAGCAAGTTGAAAAGTCACTGGACTTTGTTGATTGTTACTCACGATGCTAGCGATTTGCTGAGCGTTGCCGATCGCTTTTGGACTTTAGACCGCGGGGATTTGCAGGAGGTCGATCGGGCTAAATTAGAAGCTAAGGAAACGAGTTTTGTTAGTCATTAG
- a CDS encoding aldo/keto reductase, which translates to MMQYRRFGRTELSMPVFSCGGMRYQYKWQDVPANEIPPDNQQNLEATIRYSVECGINHIETARGYGTSEMQLGLILPNFPREKLIVQTKVSPKPNSQEFREEFEKSLAYLQLEYVDLLSLHGINTWELLEDSMRPGGCMDVAKKLQAEGKVRFIGFSTHGPTDVIVKTIETNQFDYLNLHWYYINQINWPAIEAAKRHDMGVFIISPSDKGGQLYSPPQKLVDLCYPLSPMVFNDLFCLSHPQVHTLSLGAAKPEDFNEHLKAVELLDRADEILPPILEKLEKAAIDKLGEDWFKTWHVGLPTIENTPGGINIYVILWLWNLAQAYDTIDYCKMRYNLLGNGGHWFPGQKAVACGAERHRLDELDLRRCLAHSPHAAKIPGILKAADRLFGGQAIQRLSQE; encoded by the coding sequence ATGATGCAATATCGCAGATTCGGTCGCACAGAATTATCCATGCCCGTCTTTTCCTGCGGTGGCATGAGATATCAGTACAAATGGCAAGACGTGCCAGCCAATGAAATTCCCCCAGACAATCAACAAAATCTAGAAGCGACGATTCGCTACTCGGTTGAATGCGGCATCAATCACATAGAAACTGCTCGCGGTTACGGCACTTCCGAGATGCAACTGGGGCTAATTTTGCCGAACTTTCCCCGCGAAAAATTGATAGTGCAAACGAAAGTTAGTCCCAAACCAAACTCCCAAGAGTTCCGCGAAGAGTTTGAAAAATCCTTAGCTTATTTGCAACTGGAATACGTCGATTTACTGTCGCTGCACGGCATTAATACGTGGGAATTGCTAGAGGATTCTATGCGTCCGGGCGGCTGCATGGATGTGGCGAAAAAGTTGCAAGCAGAAGGCAAAGTTAGGTTTATTGGTTTTTCCACTCACGGCCCGACGGATGTGATTGTCAAAACAATTGAAACCAATCAATTTGATTATCTTAACTTGCACTGGTACTACATCAATCAAATTAATTGGCCGGCTATTGAAGCGGCTAAACGTCACGATATGGGCGTTTTTATTATCAGTCCTTCAGACAAAGGCGGTCAACTTTACAGCCCGCCGCAAAAATTGGTAGATTTGTGCTATCCGCTGAGTCCGATGGTGTTTAATGATTTGTTTTGTTTGTCGCATCCGCAAGTACACACTTTGAGTTTGGGCGCAGCCAAACCTGAAGATTTTAACGAGCATCTGAAAGCTGTAGAATTGTTAGATAGAGCCGATGAAATTTTGCCACCGATATTAGAAAAACTTGAAAAAGCAGCCATTGATAAATTAGGAGAAGATTGGTTTAAGACTTGGCACGTCGGTTTACCAACTATCGAAAATACTCCCGGAGGTATTAATATTTATGTGATTTTGTGGCTGTGGAATTTGGCGCAGGCTTACGATACGATCGACTATTGCAAGATGCGCTACAACCTTTTAGGTAATGGGGGCCACTGGTTCCCGGGCCAAAAAGCCGTAGCTTGCGGGGCGGAACGCCATCGTCTCGATGAATTAGACTTGCGCCGCTGTCTCGCCCACAGTCCCCACGCTGCTAAAATTCCCGGTATTCTGAAAGCAGCCGATCGGCTTTTTGGAGGTCAAGCCATCCAGCGCTTGTCCCAAGAATAA
- a CDS encoding Fe-Mn family superoxide dismutase, whose amino-acid sequence MTLKRRDFLYLVTATVGAITAGACQASGNNVSQASPIAESPKIAQTPGPFTLPPLPYEYNALEPHIDARTMQFHHDKHHAAYVKNLNDAVSKYPQLKNITAENMLRDLSKVPEDIRTAVRNNGGGHLNHSMFWEIMSPKGGGEPTGAIATAIKQTFGSVDDFKAKFNDAGAKRFGSGWVWLVRNKAGKLEITTTANQDTPLIDGNYPIMGNDVWEHAYYLKYQNLRADYLKAWWNVVNWAEINKRYEKAIG is encoded by the coding sequence ATGACTCTCAAACGCCGAGATTTCTTGTATTTGGTGACTGCCACCGTCGGAGCTATTACCGCAGGTGCTTGCCAAGCGTCAGGAAATAATGTATCGCAAGCAAGTCCAATTGCAGAAAGCCCAAAAATAGCCCAAACTCCGGGGCCTTTTACACTTCCGCCTTTGCCCTACGAATACAATGCTTTAGAACCGCACATCGATGCGCGGACAATGCAATTTCACCACGACAAACACCACGCCGCCTACGTTAAAAACCTCAACGATGCTGTCAGTAAATACCCGCAACTCAAAAATATCACTGCGGAAAATATGCTGCGAGATTTGAGCAAAGTGCCGGAAGATATTCGCACAGCAGTTCGTAACAATGGCGGGGGACACCTAAATCACAGTATGTTTTGGGAAATCATGAGTCCCAAAGGTGGCGGCGAACCGACAGGGGCAATTGCAACAGCAATTAAGCAAACTTTCGGCAGTGTTGACGATTTTAAAGCAAAATTTAACGATGCAGGCGCCAAGCGTTTTGGCAGCGGTTGGGTGTGGCTAGTCCGCAATAAAGCTGGCAAACTTGAGATTACAACTACGGCAAATCAAGACACTCCTTTGATAGATGGCAACTATCCAATTATGGGTAACGATGTTTGGGAACACGCTTATTATCTCAAATATCAAAACCTGCGCGCAGACTACTTAAAAGCTTGGTGGAATGTGGTTAATTGGGCGGAAATTAACAAGCGCTACGAAAAGGCGATCGGGTAG
- the rpiA gene encoding ribose-5-phosphate isomerase RpiA gives MTAEQDPVKLMKQQVGFAAADRVQSGMIVGLGTGSTTAYTIQALGDRIKSGQLKDIKGVPTSFQSEVLAKQYGVPLTTLDEIDRIDVAIDGADEVDPHLNLIKGGGAAHTREKVVDYLATQFIVVVDSSKIVDKLGSTFRVPIEVIPMALTPVMRAIEKLGGKPELRMGVKKAGPVITDQGNMVIDVKFDDIANPGEMEKTLNNIPGVLENGLFVDCTDLVLVGEIQDGKPVVREISK, from the coding sequence ATGACCGCAGAACAAGATCCCGTAAAATTGATGAAACAGCAAGTCGGCTTTGCTGCCGCCGATCGCGTACAATCTGGTATGATTGTCGGACTCGGCACCGGGTCAACTACAGCTTATACTATTCAAGCATTGGGCGATCGCATAAAATCCGGTCAACTCAAAGATATCAAGGGAGTGCCGACATCTTTTCAATCAGAAGTGTTAGCCAAACAGTACGGAGTACCGCTGACAACACTGGATGAAATTGACAGAATAGATGTGGCTATTGACGGCGCTGATGAAGTAGATCCCCACCTCAACTTAATTAAAGGTGGCGGCGCAGCCCACACCCGCGAAAAAGTAGTCGATTACCTCGCCACTCAGTTTATTGTAGTAGTTGACAGTTCCAAAATTGTAGATAAATTGGGTTCGACTTTTCGCGTGCCCATCGAAGTTATACCGATGGCATTAACACCAGTGATGCGCGCCATTGAAAAATTGGGTGGCAAACCCGAACTCCGCATGGGTGTGAAAAAAGCAGGCCCCGTAATTACCGATCAAGGTAATATGGTAATTGATGTCAAATTTGATGACATTGCCAACCCCGGAGAAATGGAAAAAACATTGAATAACATTCCCGGTGTGTTAGAAAATGGTTTGTTTGTAGACTGTACAGATTTGGTTTTAGTCGGCGAAATCCAAGACGGAAAACCAGTAGTACGGGAGATTTCTAAATAG
- a CDS encoding DUF3531 family protein: MQVEFREFNPFDLWIWLKFSNVPSNGEKQYVEEVFDSWFFLGKLGGFNAENLQVQDEGLDISQMNYDVNLADQSMMALMHNMGEMEYQGSWARCWFDLGTSDAIGLDVLINVFQQLSKEFVTIEKLIIGGENTDWPVDNSRRREAFAADN, encoded by the coding sequence ATGCAAGTAGAGTTTCGCGAGTTTAACCCCTTTGACCTCTGGATTTGGCTGAAGTTCAGCAACGTGCCTTCAAACGGTGAAAAACAGTATGTTGAAGAAGTGTTTGACTCTTGGTTTTTCTTGGGAAAACTGGGAGGATTTAATGCGGAAAATTTGCAAGTTCAAGATGAAGGCTTAGATATCAGTCAGATGAATTACGATGTTAATCTAGCCGACCAAAGCATGATGGCTTTGATGCACAATATGGGAGAAATGGAGTATCAAGGTTCTTGGGCTCGCTGCTGGTTTGATTTGGGAACTAGCGATGCAATTGGCCTCGATGTTTTGATTAATGTTTTCCAGCAACTCAGCAAAGAATTCGTAACGATTGAAAAACTCATTATTGGCGGGGAAAATACAGACTGGCCCGTTGACAACAGTCGCCGTCGAGAGGCTTTTGCTGCTGATAATTAG